Proteins encoded by one window of Myxococcus guangdongensis:
- a CDS encoding DUF4476 domain-containing protein: MKALALAVALLSASTSFAQDAAAEKFRPPPPGRPMPQPQPQPQQPNYPPRHNPGQNYPPQNPTGTLVVVSREELAQRLARLEKLLEDIEDRADRDTRAKVRKAQDLLDGVARSVEEAPLLATVMPRPPPPPPEPMVRPMSDTSFQRWYDAISRETFTDDKMRVLQMGLQDNYLLVSQVLRLMERMQFNDDKINVLRIVKPRILDTENNYLLFNAFTFSADKKRAQDILSAR; the protein is encoded by the coding sequence ATGAAGGCCCTCGCGCTCGCTGTCGCCCTGCTGTCCGCCTCCACCTCCTTCGCGCAAGACGCGGCCGCCGAGAAGTTCCGTCCGCCCCCGCCGGGCCGGCCGATGCCGCAGCCCCAGCCCCAGCCCCAGCAGCCGAACTACCCGCCGCGCCACAACCCGGGGCAGAACTACCCGCCGCAGAACCCCACCGGCACGCTGGTGGTGGTGAGCCGCGAGGAGCTGGCGCAGCGGCTGGCGCGCCTGGAGAAGCTGCTCGAGGACATCGAGGACCGCGCCGACCGTGACACCCGCGCCAAGGTCCGCAAGGCGCAGGACCTGCTCGACGGCGTGGCCCGCAGTGTCGAGGAGGCCCCGCTGCTCGCCACGGTGATGCCGCGCCCGCCGCCCCCGCCGCCGGAGCCGATGGTCCGGCCGATGAGCGACACCTCCTTCCAGCGCTGGTACGACGCCATCTCGCGGGAGACCTTCACCGACGACAAGATGCGCGTCCTCCAGATGGGCCTCCAGGACAACTACCTCCTGGTCTCCCAGGTGCTGCGGCTGATGGAGCGCATGCAGTTCAACGACGACAAGATCAACGTGCTGCGCATCGTGAAGCCGCGCATCCTCGACACGGAGAACAACTACCTGCTCTTCAACGCCTTCACGTTCTCCGCCGACAAGAAGCGCGCCCAGGACATCCTGTCCGCGCGCTGA
- a CDS encoding peroxiredoxin family protein, whose translation MAGGERRTVRRALGASGLVATLLVATLASAALKKGEVVPSFSAEDLQGQTHRSQEWRGRRTLLVVLTDKDGGEAMRRWFEEAAESRVPDSVHRASLLSFKLPFFVGLGTVREKARKKVPQDSWSDTWLDKDGAMGKKLALASSPTPYAFALDEEGRVLAAVHGEADSPEAKALLELLTRP comes from the coding sequence ATGGCTGGCGGTGAGCGAAGGACCGTTCGACGGGCCCTCGGGGCCTCTGGCCTGGTGGCCACGCTCCTGGTGGCGACGCTGGCGAGCGCCGCGCTGAAGAAGGGTGAGGTGGTGCCGTCGTTCTCCGCGGAGGACCTGCAGGGACAGACGCACCGCAGCCAGGAGTGGCGGGGCCGGCGCACGCTGCTGGTGGTCCTCACCGACAAGGACGGCGGCGAGGCGATGCGCCGCTGGTTCGAGGAGGCCGCGGAATCGCGCGTGCCCGACTCCGTGCACCGCGCCTCGCTGCTCTCCTTCAAGCTGCCCTTCTTCGTGGGCCTGGGCACGGTGCGCGAGAAGGCCCGGAAGAAGGTGCCCCAGGACTCCTGGTCCGACACCTGGCTCGACAAGGACGGCGCCATGGGAAAGAAGCTGGCGCTGGCCTCCAGTCCCACGCCGTATGCCTTCGCGCTGGACGAGGAGGGGCGGGTGCTCGCCGCCGTGCACGGCGAGGCGGACTCCCCGGAGGCGAAGGCGCTGCTGGAGCTGTTGACGCGACCCTAG
- a CDS encoding cytochrome oxidase yields the protein MNVLVLQVFVSLMLVASSVLLFIYSMRHRDHEQADRLALFPLEEDSARPARPSDERTSPSASQE from the coding sequence ATGAACGTGCTCGTGCTCCAGGTCTTCGTGAGCCTGATGCTCGTGGCCAGCTCGGTGCTGCTGTTCATCTACAGCATGCGCCACCGCGACCACGAGCAGGCGGACCGGCTCGCGCTCTTCCCGCTCGAGGAGGACAGCGCCCGCCCCGCGCGGCCGTCCGACGAGCGGACCTCGCCTTCGGCTTCCCAGGAGTGA
- a CDS encoding heavy metal translocating P-type ATPase yields MADPAQTRPDEALCLHCGSRVPEGASTREFCCAGCEVVHGLLVSQGLTRYYQLTGGKTSPAAEPARGRGLSWLEPLVTKAESVSGALCSLELDVQGIHCAACVWLMNELFRRQPGGAGFTVDPALGKARMQWRHGAFDVAGFLRAVEGFGYLFGPSRKRPAPTSLDLPIRLGICVALTMNVMLFSVSFYVGLAPEDGEVFGLFTWLSLWLSSVVVLVGGWPFFRSAWQGLRRGVPHLDLPIALGILLVFGTSLVQARGGRGDLAYFDTLNTFVTLMLVGRWLQQRVLERNRRFLLEDDGAEGLFVRRQEGDQLVTVRVSQVAERDLLVIAPGDLVPVDAELLDARARVSTDWMTGEPDEREVLAGQPLPAGAFNAGREAVRALATQSFQDSPLVALLRRPPEGAGRSAGHTRFWESVSRRWVVTVLAVSALGLVLWWPSGPDKALEVAVALLVVTCPCAIGIATPLAYELVQARLRREGFFIRSTDLLDRLPRVRQVLFDKTGTLTLGRMELADRSVVESLDDEARDVAFNLASRSNHPVSRCLAEALSRTGARFVPDARVTEHPGQGLEWVREGVSWRLGRADWHVGRASAEGARGTVLFRDNTPVAAFPLREALRPDARREVSALQAEGHAVWLISGDAPARVRELAGSLGVPEAQALGGLRPEDKACTVSRLGSTDSLYLGDGVNDSLAFERALCAGTPAIDRPVMPGKSDFFLVGEGLASLREALRLSRELHQVVRRLLMLAIGYNVVAVAVCLVGWMTPLRAAVAMPATSLATVLFTVWSLSAPRAPRRDAGGLPRPTEVPA; encoded by the coding sequence ATGGCTGATCCCGCGCAAACCCGGCCCGACGAGGCCCTCTGCCTCCACTGCGGCAGCCGCGTTCCGGAGGGCGCCAGCACGCGCGAGTTCTGCTGCGCGGGCTGTGAGGTGGTCCATGGCCTGTTGGTGTCGCAGGGGCTGACCCGCTACTACCAACTCACCGGTGGGAAGACGTCGCCTGCGGCGGAGCCCGCGCGAGGGCGGGGGCTGTCGTGGTTGGAGCCGCTGGTGACGAAGGCGGAGTCGGTGTCGGGCGCGCTGTGCTCGCTCGAGCTGGACGTGCAGGGCATCCACTGCGCGGCCTGCGTGTGGTTGATGAACGAGTTGTTCCGTCGGCAGCCCGGAGGCGCGGGCTTCACGGTGGACCCGGCGCTGGGCAAGGCGCGGATGCAGTGGCGGCACGGTGCCTTCGATGTGGCGGGCTTCCTGCGCGCGGTGGAGGGCTTCGGCTATCTGTTCGGGCCCAGTCGCAAGCGGCCGGCGCCGACGAGCCTGGACCTCCCCATTCGACTGGGCATCTGCGTCGCGCTGACGATGAACGTGATGTTGTTCTCGGTGAGCTTCTACGTGGGGCTCGCACCCGAGGACGGCGAGGTCTTCGGGCTCTTCACGTGGCTGAGCCTGTGGCTGTCCTCGGTGGTGGTGCTCGTGGGAGGCTGGCCCTTCTTCCGCTCGGCGTGGCAGGGGCTGCGTCGCGGGGTGCCGCACCTGGACCTGCCGATTGCCTTGGGCATCCTGTTGGTGTTCGGCACGTCGCTGGTGCAGGCGCGCGGCGGGCGCGGCGACCTGGCGTACTTCGACACGCTCAACACCTTCGTGACGTTGATGCTGGTGGGGCGCTGGCTCCAGCAGCGGGTGCTGGAGCGCAACCGCCGCTTCCTGCTCGAGGACGACGGGGCCGAGGGGCTCTTCGTCCGTCGACAGGAGGGGGACCAGCTCGTCACCGTGCGGGTGTCGCAGGTGGCGGAGCGGGACCTGCTCGTCATCGCGCCGGGTGACCTGGTGCCGGTGGACGCGGAGTTGCTGGATGCTCGCGCGCGGGTCTCCACGGATTGGATGACGGGTGAGCCCGACGAGCGCGAGGTGCTCGCGGGGCAGCCGCTGCCCGCGGGCGCGTTCAACGCGGGGCGCGAGGCGGTGCGGGCGCTGGCGACGCAGTCGTTCCAGGACTCGCCGCTGGTGGCGCTGTTGCGGCGCCCTCCGGAAGGCGCGGGGCGGAGTGCGGGGCACACGCGCTTCTGGGAGTCGGTGTCGCGGCGCTGGGTGGTGACGGTGCTGGCCGTGTCGGCGTTGGGGCTGGTGTTGTGGTGGCCGTCGGGGCCGGACAAGGCGCTCGAGGTGGCGGTGGCGCTGCTGGTGGTGACGTGCCCGTGTGCCATCGGCATCGCCACGCCGCTGGCGTACGAGCTGGTGCAGGCGCGCCTGCGCCGAGAAGGCTTCTTCATCCGCTCCACGGACCTGTTGGACCGGTTGCCGCGTGTGCGTCAGGTGCTGTTCGACAAGACGGGGACGCTGACGCTCGGTCGGATGGAGCTGGCGGACCGGAGCGTGGTGGAGTCGCTCGACGATGAGGCGCGGGATGTGGCCTTCAACCTGGCCTCGCGCAGCAATCACCCCGTGAGCCGGTGTCTGGCGGAGGCGCTGTCGCGCACGGGCGCCCGCTTCGTTCCGGATGCCCGTGTCACCGAGCATCCGGGACAGGGGCTCGAGTGGGTGCGCGAAGGTGTGTCGTGGCGGTTGGGCCGCGCGGACTGGCATGTGGGCCGCGCGAGTGCCGAGGGCGCACGCGGCACGGTGCTCTTCCGCGACAACACCCCCGTCGCCGCCTTCCCCCTGCGCGAGGCGCTGCGCCCCGATGCCCGTCGCGAGGTCTCCGCGCTTCAGGCCGAGGGCCACGCGGTGTGGCTCATCTCGGGCGACGCCCCCGCACGGGTGCGAGAACTCGCGGGCTCGCTCGGAGTCCCTGAAGCGCAGGCGCTCGGCGGGCTGCGTCCGGAGGACAAGGCCTGCACGGTGTCGCGGCTGGGCTCGACGGACTCGCTGTACCTGGGCGACGGCGTCAACGACAGCCTCGCCTTCGAGCGGGCCCTGTGCGCGGGAACGCCCGCCATCGACCGTCCGGTGATGCCGGGCAAGAGCGACTTCTTCCTGGTGGGTGAGGGCCTCGCGTCCCTGCGTGAGGCGCTGCGCCTGTCGCGCGAGCTGCACCAGGTGGTGCGCCGGCTGCTCATGCTGGCCATCGGCTACAACGTGGTGGCCGTCGCCGTGTGCCTGGTGGGCTGGATGACGCCCCTGCGCGCCGCGGTGGCGATGCCCGCCACCAGCCTCGCCACCGTCCTGTTCACCGTGTGGAGCCTGTCCGCGCCCCGTGCACCCCGGCGCGACGCGGGTGGCCTCCCTCGCCCCACGGAGGTACCCGCATGA
- a CDS encoding cbb3-type cytochrome oxidase subunit 3 — MYKQFYQGMTLEELPLFALVLFIAVFLGVCAWVFVARRSQDFDALSQMPLSERGEGGHE, encoded by the coding sequence ATGTACAAGCAATTCTATCAGGGGATGACGCTGGAAGAGCTGCCGCTCTTCGCGCTCGTCCTGTTCATCGCCGTCTTCCTGGGCGTGTGCGCCTGGGTCTTCGTGGCGCGCCGCAGCCAGGACTTCGACGCGCTGTCGCAGATGCCGTTGTCGGAGCGCGGGGAGGGCGGCCATGAGTGA
- the hemN gene encoding oxygen-independent coproporphyrinogen III oxidase, whose amino-acid sequence MDMLPGVPRPSPELLGRYNVSGPRYTSYPTAPEWRPDFGPEALEARLRVAGEQDASSPLSLYVHLPFCHSLCWYCGCNVVISKDSSAADRYLDHLVMELYLVAEQLGPRRALSQIHWGGGTPTFLTEAQLERLWTELMRRFTLLPDAEVAIEVHPSVTTTGQVSLLRQLGFNRLSMGLQDFDPRVQEVTHRLQTPERTRALLDHARELGFTGVNFDLIYGLPYQEPERWARTLETVLAMRPDRLAVYSFAFMPDVLKHQKRMPTEALPSAEVKMELFRAAYAGFVGAGYQAIGMDHFAVPEDELARALSERRLGRNFQGYTVKAASDVVALGSTGISDVAGAYAQNVRPLPAYYERIAHGRLATERGLLLTEDDRKRRVVITQLMCNAWVDLGEQGVRDFAPELERLGTFEEDGLLVRSGSQLELTALGRLFVRNVAMVFDARLARAERPRFSRTV is encoded by the coding sequence ATGGACATGCTTCCAGGAGTCCCCCGTCCGTCGCCGGAGCTGCTGGGCCGGTACAACGTCTCCGGGCCGCGCTACACCAGCTATCCCACCGCGCCGGAGTGGCGGCCGGACTTCGGACCCGAGGCGCTGGAGGCCCGGCTGCGAGTCGCCGGAGAACAGGACGCGTCCTCGCCCCTGTCGCTGTATGTCCACCTGCCGTTCTGCCACAGCCTGTGCTGGTACTGCGGCTGCAACGTGGTCATCAGCAAGGACTCGAGCGCGGCGGACCGGTACCTGGACCACCTGGTGATGGAGCTGTACCTGGTGGCGGAGCAGCTGGGGCCCCGGCGCGCGCTGTCGCAAATCCACTGGGGCGGCGGCACGCCCACGTTCCTCACCGAGGCGCAGCTGGAGCGGCTCTGGACGGAGCTGATGCGCCGCTTCACGTTGCTGCCGGACGCGGAGGTCGCCATCGAGGTGCACCCGTCCGTGACGACGACGGGGCAGGTGTCGCTGCTCCGGCAGCTCGGCTTCAACCGGCTGTCCATGGGGCTGCAGGACTTCGACCCGCGCGTGCAGGAGGTGACCCACCGGCTGCAGACGCCCGAGCGCACGCGCGCGCTGTTGGACCACGCGCGGGAGCTGGGCTTCACCGGCGTGAACTTCGACCTCATCTACGGCCTGCCGTACCAGGAGCCGGAGCGCTGGGCGCGCACGCTGGAGACGGTGCTGGCGATGCGGCCGGACCGGCTGGCCGTCTACTCCTTCGCCTTCATGCCGGACGTGCTCAAGCACCAGAAGCGGATGCCCACCGAGGCGCTCCCGAGCGCGGAGGTGAAGATGGAGCTGTTCCGCGCGGCCTACGCGGGGTTCGTGGGCGCGGGCTACCAGGCCATCGGCATGGACCACTTCGCGGTGCCCGAGGACGAACTGGCGCGCGCCCTCTCCGAGCGTCGGCTGGGGCGCAACTTCCAGGGCTACACGGTGAAGGCGGCCTCGGACGTGGTGGCGCTGGGCAGCACGGGCATCAGCGACGTGGCGGGCGCGTATGCGCAGAACGTCCGCCCGCTGCCCGCCTATTACGAGCGCATCGCCCACGGCCGGCTGGCCACGGAGCGCGGGCTCTTGTTGACGGAGGATGACCGCAAGCGCCGCGTCGTCATCACCCAGCTGATGTGCAACGCCTGGGTGGACCTGGGCGAGCAGGGCGTGCGCGACTTCGCGCCGGAGCTGGAGCGGCTCGGGACGTTCGAGGAGGACGGGCTGCTGGTGCGCTCGGGCTCGCAGCTGGAGCTGACCGCGCTGGGCCGCCTGTTCGTGCGCAACGTGGCCATGGTGTTCGATGCCCGGCTCGCCCGGGCCGAGCGCCCGCGCTTCTCCCGGACGGTGTAG
- a CDS encoding cbb3-type cytochrome c oxidase N-terminal domain-containing protein gives MSDDKSPVLHVYDGIEEHDNQLPNWWLAILWTTLVFGAGYWFWYHIAEVSPGQLGEYAAESAEHAQRMASNTPASDELLLSLVKDPTSLENGKGVFQANCAACHGAQGQGLIGPNLTDGFWLHGSSPMAIHKVVSEGAVAKGMPAWERTLGAERVKAVTAYLLTLKGTNAAGGKAPQGEPETP, from the coding sequence ATGAGTGACGACAAGTCGCCGGTGCTGCACGTCTATGACGGCATCGAGGAGCACGACAACCAGCTGCCCAACTGGTGGCTGGCCATCCTGTGGACCACGCTCGTCTTCGGCGCGGGCTACTGGTTCTGGTACCACATCGCGGAGGTGAGCCCGGGACAGCTGGGCGAGTACGCCGCCGAGTCCGCGGAGCATGCCCAGCGCATGGCGAGCAACACGCCCGCATCCGATGAGCTGCTCCTGTCGCTGGTGAAGGACCCGACGTCGCTGGAGAACGGCAAGGGCGTGTTCCAGGCCAACTGCGCCGCGTGTCACGGCGCGCAGGGGCAGGGGCTCATCGGCCCCAACCTCACGGACGGCTTCTGGCTGCATGGCAGCTCACCCATGGCCATCCACAAGGTGGTGTCCGAGGGCGCCGTGGCCAAGGGCATGCCCGCGTGGGAGCGCACGCTGGGCGCCGAGCGCGTCAAGGCCGTCACCGCATACCTGTTGACGCTCAAGGGCACGAACGCGGCGGGAGGAAAGGCCCCGCAGGGCGAGCCGGAGACGCCGTAG
- a CDS encoding 2,3-bisphosphoglycerate-dependent phosphoglycerate mutase: MPLLALVRHGQSLWNHENRFTGLVDVPLTDKGREEARLAARSLQGLTFDVAYTSVLTRAQETLALILEALGQRPPIIRDAALNERHYGDLQGLNKADAAQRFGEAQVKLWRRSYDVPPPNGESLEMTARRVLPFYERAISGDLRLGKNVLVVAHGNSNRSLVMKLDQLTGEQVVGLELATGVPLVYELSPEGKVLSKRTPSP; this comes from the coding sequence ATGCCCCTGCTCGCGCTCGTCCGTCATGGCCAGTCCCTGTGGAACCACGAGAACCGCTTCACGGGCCTCGTGGACGTGCCCCTGACCGACAAGGGCCGCGAGGAGGCGCGCCTCGCCGCGCGCTCGCTCCAGGGGCTCACCTTCGACGTGGCCTACACGTCCGTCCTCACCCGAGCCCAGGAGACGCTGGCGCTCATCCTGGAGGCCCTGGGCCAGCGCCCTCCCATCATCCGCGACGCGGCCCTCAACGAGCGCCACTACGGCGACCTGCAGGGCCTCAACAAGGCGGACGCGGCCCAGCGCTTCGGCGAGGCCCAGGTGAAGCTGTGGCGGCGCTCCTACGACGTGCCGCCCCCCAATGGCGAGTCCCTGGAGATGACCGCCCGCCGGGTCCTGCCCTTCTACGAGCGCGCCATCAGCGGCGACCTGCGCCTGGGCAAGAACGTCCTCGTCGTCGCGCACGGCAACTCCAACCGCTCCCTGGTCATGAAGCTGGACCAGCTCACCGGCGAGCAGGTGGTGGGGCTGGAGCTGGCGACCGGCGTTCCCCTCGTCTACGAGCTGTCCCCCGAGGGAAAGGTGCTGTCCAAACGAACCCCCTCCCCCTGA
- the ccoN gene encoding cytochrome-c oxidase, cbb3-type subunit I → MQQQRIVYDDTTVRRFIIAAVIFGIVGMAVGALVASQLAWWQANLGIPYLTYSRLRPLHTNAVIFAFVGNMMFAGVYYSTQRLLKARMASDLLSNIHFWGWQLIIVAAAITLPLGISTSKEYAELEWPIDIGITLIWVVFAINFFWTLAKRNEKNLYVAIWFYIATIITVAVLHIVNSLALPLDGFKSYSVFSGVQDALVQWWYGHNAVAFFLTTPILGIMYYFLPKAAERPVYSYRLSIIHFWALVFIYIWAGPHHLLYTALPDWAQSLGMVFSVMLWAPSWGGMLNGLLTLKGAWYKLRDDPVLKFFIAAVTFYGMATFEGPLLSIKSVSALGHYTDWIVGHVHGGALGWNGFMAAGMFYWLVPRLYGTKLHSTRSADAHFWLATVGILLYIVSMWVSGISQGLMWRATNPDGTLMYPNFVETLLAIRPMYIVRFAGGSMYLVGFCMMAWNLWKTARSGKAVDGETTVVVGEDSHHPVTPAPVSTRPAWVQVITGRPLIFAIAILTVTMFLGWAKPVRALVLMGGIIVLGELAWIVTRKDREAGRPSWFALIEGRPLAFTVLTLIAILIGGVAELLPTILIQQAVPSHGESQKPYSPLELQGRDLYVREGCYTCHSQMIRPFVAETQRYGDVSRAEEFIYDHPFQWGSKRTGPDLHRVGGRYPNLWHYTHLMDPRATSPGSNMPPYPWLAENTIKVKDAPKKLTLMQKLGVPYTNAEVDAAEARQKAQGEAIAADLATQGVQVAWDSEMVALVAYLQRLGRGPQDVPAPADGAPTASAADVQEGSR, encoded by the coding sequence GTGCAACAACAGCGAATCGTCTACGACGACACCACGGTCCGCCGCTTCATCATCGCGGCGGTCATCTTCGGCATCGTGGGCATGGCGGTGGGAGCGCTGGTGGCCAGCCAGCTCGCGTGGTGGCAGGCCAACCTGGGCATCCCCTACCTGACGTACTCCCGCCTGCGTCCCCTGCACACCAACGCGGTCATCTTCGCGTTCGTGGGCAACATGATGTTCGCCGGCGTCTACTACTCCACGCAGCGCCTGTTGAAGGCGCGCATGGCGTCGGACCTGCTCTCCAACATCCACTTCTGGGGCTGGCAGCTCATCATCGTCGCGGCGGCGATAACGCTGCCATTGGGCATCAGCACCTCCAAGGAGTACGCGGAGCTGGAGTGGCCCATCGACATCGGCATCACCCTCATCTGGGTGGTGTTCGCCATCAACTTCTTCTGGACGCTGGCGAAGCGCAACGAGAAGAACCTCTACGTCGCCATCTGGTTCTACATCGCCACCATCATCACCGTGGCGGTGCTGCACATCGTCAACAGCCTGGCGCTGCCCCTGGATGGCTTCAAGAGCTACTCGGTCTTCTCCGGCGTGCAGGACGCGCTGGTGCAGTGGTGGTACGGCCACAACGCCGTCGCCTTCTTCCTGACCACGCCCATCCTGGGCATCATGTATTACTTCCTGCCCAAGGCGGCGGAGCGGCCGGTGTACTCGTACCGGCTGTCCATCATCCACTTCTGGGCCCTGGTCTTCATCTACATCTGGGCCGGCCCGCACCACCTGCTCTACACCGCGCTGCCGGACTGGGCGCAGTCGTTGGGCATGGTCTTCAGTGTCATGCTCTGGGCGCCGTCGTGGGGCGGCATGCTCAACGGCCTGCTGACGCTCAAGGGCGCCTGGTACAAGCTGCGCGATGACCCCGTCCTGAAGTTCTTCATCGCGGCCGTGACGTTCTACGGCATGGCGACCTTCGAGGGGCCGCTGCTCTCCATCAAGTCGGTGAGCGCGCTGGGCCACTACACGGACTGGATTGTCGGCCACGTGCACGGCGGCGCGCTCGGGTGGAACGGCTTCATGGCGGCCGGCATGTTCTACTGGCTGGTGCCCAGGCTGTACGGCACGAAGCTGCACTCGACGCGCTCGGCGGACGCGCACTTCTGGCTCGCGACGGTGGGCATCCTCCTCTACATCGTGTCGATGTGGGTCAGCGGCATCAGCCAGGGCCTCATGTGGCGCGCCACCAACCCGGACGGCACGCTGATGTACCCGAACTTCGTGGAGACGCTGCTGGCCATCCGGCCCATGTACATCGTCCGCTTCGCCGGCGGCTCCATGTACCTGGTGGGCTTCTGCATGATGGCGTGGAACCTCTGGAAGACGGCCCGCTCGGGCAAGGCCGTGGACGGAGAGACCACCGTCGTGGTGGGCGAGGATTCGCACCACCCCGTCACCCCCGCGCCCGTCTCCACGCGGCCGGCCTGGGTGCAGGTCATCACGGGCCGTCCGCTCATCTTCGCCATCGCCATCCTCACGGTGACGATGTTCCTGGGCTGGGCGAAGCCGGTGCGCGCGCTGGTGTTGATGGGCGGCATCATCGTGCTGGGCGAGCTGGCCTGGATTGTCACCCGCAAGGACCGCGAGGCGGGCCGTCCGTCCTGGTTCGCGCTCATCGAGGGGCGTCCGCTGGCCTTCACCGTGCTCACGTTGATCGCCATCCTCATCGGCGGCGTGGCGGAGCTGCTGCCCACCATCCTCATCCAGCAGGCGGTGCCCTCGCATGGCGAGTCGCAGAAGCCGTACTCGCCGCTGGAGCTGCAGGGGCGTGACCTCTACGTCCGCGAGGGTTGCTACACGTGCCACTCGCAGATGATTCGCCCCTTCGTGGCGGAGACGCAGCGCTACGGCGACGTGTCGCGCGCGGAGGAGTTCATCTACGACCACCCGTTCCAGTGGGGCAGCAAGCGCACGGGGCCCGACTTGCACCGCGTGGGTGGCCGCTACCCGAACCTCTGGCACTACACGCACCTGATGGACCCGCGCGCGACGAGCCCCGGCTCGAACATGCCGCCCTATCCGTGGCTCGCGGAGAACACCATCAAGGTGAAGGACGCGCCCAAGAAGCTGACGCTGATGCAGAAGCTGGGCGTGCCGTACACCAACGCGGAGGTGGACGCGGCCGAGGCGCGGCAGAAGGCGCAGGGTGAGGCCATCGCCGCGGACCTGGCGACGCAGGGTGTCCAGGTGGCGTGGGACTCGGAGATGGTGGCCCTGGTGGCCTACCTCCAGCGCCTGGGTCGTGGACCGCAGGACGTGCCCGCGCCGGCGGATGGCGCGCCCACCGCGTCGGCGGCGGACGTTCAGGAAGGGAGCCGCTGA
- the ccoG gene encoding cytochrome c oxidase accessory protein CcoG — translation MATAPQRDGPPRIDQLSSINADGSRKAIHPSDVSGRFITRRRVMFGVLLAIYVALPLVEVGGHPAVHLDVAARRFYLFGATYNAQDFWRVLFLGTALGFGLLFVTAWLGRAWCGWACPQTVFLEGLYRPIERLFDGPRERRLKQETSPWTPLRVARATAKHGAYVGVSLVIAHAALSLFVSAGGLVSMVSSGPATSPVAFTWAMAVTGALYFNFAWFREQLCIVVCPYGRLQSAMQDRDSLIVGYDTRRGEPRGRMVKVLPAHAAPPRGDCVDCRKCVTACPTGIDIRNGLQMECLACAQCIDACDEVMDRIGRPRGLIRYDSLKGLAGEPHRIARPRLALYGLLFAASVVGLVWTLARRVPFEANLLRFQGMPYLVEEGQVRNQFELHLVNKNPEPTTFTLSIQAPPAARGVIPQSQVQLGSLESFRVPLFILVPQGSTEVPFNFIVEVADSASGEVKRMEARFLGPPSKPR, via the coding sequence ATGGCGACAGCACCTCAGCGAGACGGCCCCCCGCGCATCGACCAGTTGTCGTCCATCAACGCGGATGGCTCGCGCAAGGCCATCCACCCCTCGGACGTGAGCGGGCGCTTCATCACGCGCCGGCGGGTGATGTTCGGGGTGCTGCTCGCCATCTACGTGGCGCTACCGCTCGTCGAGGTGGGGGGGCATCCCGCCGTCCACCTGGACGTGGCGGCGCGGCGCTTCTACCTCTTCGGCGCCACGTACAACGCGCAGGACTTCTGGCGCGTGCTCTTCCTGGGCACGGCGCTGGGATTCGGTCTGCTGTTCGTCACCGCGTGGCTGGGCCGCGCGTGGTGCGGATGGGCCTGTCCGCAGACGGTGTTCCTGGAGGGCCTGTATCGCCCCATCGAGCGGCTCTTCGACGGCCCTCGGGAGCGGCGGCTCAAGCAGGAGACCTCGCCGTGGACGCCGCTGCGCGTGGCGCGGGCGACAGCGAAGCACGGGGCCTACGTGGGCGTGTCGCTCGTCATCGCGCACGCGGCGCTCAGCCTCTTCGTGTCCGCGGGCGGGCTGGTGTCGATGGTGTCCAGCGGCCCGGCCACGTCACCGGTGGCGTTCACCTGGGCCATGGCCGTCACCGGCGCGCTGTACTTCAACTTCGCGTGGTTCCGCGAGCAGCTCTGCATCGTGGTGTGTCCCTATGGCCGGCTCCAGTCGGCGATGCAGGACCGGGACTCGCTCATCGTCGGCTATGACACGCGGCGAGGGGAGCCCCGGGGACGGATGGTGAAGGTGCTGCCCGCGCACGCCGCGCCGCCGAGGGGCGACTGCGTGGACTGCCGCAAGTGCGTCACCGCGTGCCCCACGGGCATCGACATCCGCAACGGCCTGCAGATGGAGTGTCTGGCCTGCGCGCAGTGCATCGACGCGTGCGACGAGGTGATGGACCGGATTGGCCGGCCGCGCGGGCTCATCCGCTACGACTCGCTCAAGGGCCTGGCTGGAGAGCCTCATCGCATCGCACGCCCCCGGCTCGCGCTGTATGGCCTCCTGTTCGCCGCCTCGGTGGTGGGGCTGGTGTGGACGCTGGCCCGCCGGGTGCCGTTCGAGGCGAACCTGCTGCGCTTCCAGGGCATGCCCTACCTCGTCGAGGAGGGGCAGGTGCGAAACCAGTTCGAGCTGCACCTGGTGAACAAGAACCCGGAGCCCACCACCTTCACGCTGTCCATCCAGGCGCCGCCGGCCGCGCGGGGCGTGATTCCGCAGTCCCAGGTGCAGCTCGGCTCGCTGGAGAGCTTCCGGGTGCCGCTGTTCATCCTGGTGCCACAAGGCAGCACCGAGGTGCCCTTCAACTTCATCGTGGAGGTGGCCGACTCCGCGTCGGGCGAGGTGAAGCGGATGGAGGCGCGCTTCCTGGGGCCTCCGTCCAAGCCCCGCTGA